From one Sediminispirochaeta bajacaliforniensis DSM 16054 genomic stretch:
- a CDS encoding HD-GYP domain-containing protein: MLDDRKDHIIRLQTQSRNDYKGPGFMLEQPEYLYNNGELYNLSIPVGTLNREERYKINEHIIQTIVMLQTLPFPDALKRVPEFAGTHHERLSGDGYPRMLKADDLSIPSRIMAIADIFEALTAGDRPYKRAKKISEAIEILYQFKKDNHIDPDLFNLFLTSGIFRIYAEQHLPPDLIDEVDIEQYLD, translated from the coding sequence TTGCTCGATGATCGGAAAGATCACATCATTCGGTTACAGACACAGAGCAGAAACGACTATAAAGGTCCCGGTTTTATGCTTGAGCAACCGGAGTACCTTTATAACAATGGTGAACTGTATAATTTGTCTATTCCCGTAGGCACCCTCAATCGAGAAGAGCGATATAAAATCAACGAACATATCATACAAACCATAGTGATGCTTCAAACGCTGCCTTTCCCCGATGCACTAAAAAGAGTCCCTGAATTCGCGGGCACACATCACGAACGGCTTTCAGGGGATGGGTATCCCAGAATGCTTAAGGCTGATGATCTATCTATTCCTTCCCGAATAATGGCGATTGCCGATATCTTCGAAGCCTTGACAGCTGGCGACAGGCCGTATAAGAGAGCGAAGAAGATCTCGGAAGCCATCGAGATATTGTATCAATTCAAAAAGGACAATCACATCGATCCGGACCTGTTCAATCTTTTTCTTACGTCCGGGATTTTCAGGATCTATGCAGAACAGCATCTTCCCCCGGATCTCATTGACGAAGTGGATATTGAGCAGTATTTGGATTAA
- a CDS encoding [Fe-Fe] hydrogenase large subunit C-terminal domain-containing protein → MATSCCHSWVMAARASFPDLAKNITDSCTPMVETAKIIKKGETSPKLVESMACPGGCVGGPGTLASPGTASRQVTRFAEAAVPKDNV, encoded by the coding sequence TTGGCTACATCCTGCTGCCACTCATGGGTGATGGCGGCACGCGCCTCTTTCCCGGATTTGGCTAAAAACATAACCGACAGCTGTACGCCTATGGTCGAGACGGCAAAAATAATTAAAAAAGGCGAGACCAGCCCTAAGCTTGTAGAGAGTATGGCATGTCCAGGCGGCTGTGTGGGAGGGCCAGGAACGCTGGCATCTCCCGGAACTGCTTCACGCCAGGTTACCAGGTTCGCGGAAGCTGCGGTTCCGAAAGATAACGTGTAA